A portion of the Carya illinoinensis cultivar Pawnee chromosome 11, C.illinoinensisPawnee_v1, whole genome shotgun sequence genome contains these proteins:
- the LOC122282770 gene encoding G-type lectin S-receptor-like serine/threonine-protein kinase At4g27290: protein MKTFIVLYFLCCRFPISVISAVTDTIGATESIKDGETIVSSGGNFELGFFSPGNSKRRYIGIWYKKISTTTVVWVANRDVPLNDTSGALKLLDQGILVLSNDANITIWSANSSRSATNPVAELLDTGNLVVRDRNENDPENLLWQSFDHPGDTFLPGMKYGFNLVTGINRQLTSWKSVDDPSTGDYINHLDPNGVPQFFLMEGPDDKFRTGPWNGLHFSGMPNLKPNPIYTYEFVFNQEETYYSYHLINTSVVSRMELKPDGNLQRFTWIDRTQSWSLYLTAQVDGCDRYRLCGAYGTCNINNSPYCGCIKGFVPKFPENWNAADWSHGCVLKTPLSCSDGEGFVKYSGIKLPDTRQSWYNRTMDLNECKKLCLENCTCTACANLDIREGGSGCILWFGDLIDIREYSENGQDIYIRMAASELATYGSSKGKKRVRTIVISVLSFGMALLGLSLMLFVLKKKQKREGCILYNPEQGISNGRENETLDLPLFDFATIAYATENFSNQNELGHGGFGPVYKGILEAGQEVAIKRLSSESRQGLKEFKNEVFSISKLQHRNLVKLLGCCIQEDERMLVYEYMPNKSLDSFIFDPKRNISLDWPQRFNIINGIARGLLYLHQDSRLRIIHRDLKASNVLLDNDMNPKISDFGMAKIFGGDQTEAQTTRVVGTFGYMSPEYAIDGLFSVKSDVYSFGVLVLEIVSGKRNRGFCHPDHNLNLLGHAWRLYKEERRIMELVDKSVKESCNPTEVLRSIQVGLLCVQQSPEHRPSMSTVVLMLSSETVLPVPKQPGFLTERYLSDMDSSRSKREISSSNRLSVTSVEAR, encoded by the exons ATGAAAACCTTCATCGTACTTTACTTCTTGTGCTGCAGATTTCCCATCTCTGTAATCTCAGCTGTTACAGACACTATTGGTGCAACTGAATCAATTAAAGATGGCGAGACCATAGTTTCATCGGGTGGGAATTTTGAGCTGGGATTCTTTAGTCCAGGTAATTCCAAGCGCCGGTATATAGGAATATGGTACAAGAAGATATCTACAACAACAGTGGTATGGGTTGCCAACAGAGATGTCCCGCTAAACGATACATCAGGAGCTTTGAAACTTTTGGACCAGGGAATTCTTGTCCTTTCAAATGATGCTAATATCACCATTTGGTCTGCAAATTCATCAAGATCAGCTACCAATCCGGTTGCAGAGCTTTTGGATACAGGAAACCTTGTAGTAAGAGATAGAAATGAAAATGATCCGGAAAATTTACTCTGGCAAAGTTTTGATCATCCCGGCGATACGTTTCTGCCGGGGATGAAGTATGGATTTAACTTGGTAACAGGCATTAATCGGCAGCTTACATCATGGAAGAGTGTTGACGACCCTTCAACTGGTGATTATATTAATCATCTTGATCCTAATGGAGTGCCACAGTTTTTTCTAATGGAGGGTCCAGATGATAAATTCCGGACAGGACCATGGAATGGTCTTCATTTCAGTGGGATGCCAAATTTGAAACCGAACCCAATTTATACGTACGAGTTTGTTTTCAATCAGGAGGAGACTTACTATTCATATCATCTTATTAACACCTCAGTTGTTTCGAGAATGGAGTTAAAACCTGATGGCAATCTGCAGCGTTTTACTTGGATTGATCGGACCCAGAGTTGGAGCCTTTACTTAACAGCACAAGTAGATGGCTGTGACAGGTACAGATTGTGCGGTGCATATGGTACGTGCAACATCAATAATTCCCCATATTGTGGGTGCATAAAAGGATTTGTGCCAAAATTTCCTGAAAACTGGAACGCGGCGGATTGGTCACATGGATGTGTGCTAAAGACGCCTTTGAGTTGCAGCGATGGAGAGGGCTTTGTGAAATATTCTGGCATTAAGTTGCCAGACACACGGCAGTCCTGGTATAACAGGACTATGGACCTTAATGAATGCAAGAAGCTTTGCTTAGAAAACTGCACTTGTACAGCTTGTGCGAATTTGGATATCAGAGAAGGTGGAAGCGGGTGCATACTTTGGTTTGGAGATCTGATTGATATCAGAGAGTACTCTGAAAATGGGCAAGACATCTACATAAGGATGGCTGCCTCTGAATTAG CAACATATGGAAGCtcaaaaggaaagaaacgaGTGAGGACCATAGTTATCTCTGTACTGTCTTTTGGAATGGCTCTCCTTGGCCTAAGCTTGATGTTATTTGTCCtgaagaagaagcaaaaaagAGAAG GATGTATCTTATACAATCCAGAACAAGGGATCAGCAATGGAAGGGAGAATGAAACTTTGGACCTACCATTATTTGATTTTGCCACCATAGCTTATGCCACAGAGAACTTTTCAAATCAAAATGAGCTTGGACATGGTGGATTTGGACCTGTCTACAAG GGCATTTTAGAGGCGGGACAAGAAGTAGCCATTAAGAGGCTGTCATCAGAATCAAGACAAGGACTCAAAGAATTCAAGAACGAAGTTTTTAGCATTTCCAAACTTCAACATCGAAACCTTGTGAAGCTTTTAGGATGTTGCATCCAAGAAGATGAAAGGATGCTCGTATATGAATACATGCCAAACAAGAGCTTGGACTCCTTTATATTTG ATCCAAAGAGAAACATATCATTAGATTGGCCTCAGCGCTTCAACATTATCAATGGGATTGCTCGGGGGTTACTTTATCTTCATCAAGACTCCAGACTCAGAATTATCCATAGAGATCTAAAAGCTAGCAATGTGTTATTGGACAATGACATGAATCCAAAAATCTCAGACTTTGGCATGGCCAAAATATTTGGTGGAGATCAAACGGAAGCACAGACAACCAGAGTGGTTGGAACATT CGGTTACATGTCTCCAGAGTATGCAATTGACGGACTATTCTCAGTGAAATCTGATGTATATAGCTTTGGTGTTTTGGTATTAGAGATAGTGAGTGGAAAGAGAAACAGGGGATTCTGCCATCCAGACCACAATCTGAACCTCCTTGGGCAT GCATGGAGACTGTACAAGGAGGAGAGACGGATAATGGAACTGGTTGATAAATCTGTAAAGGAGTCGTGCAACCCAACGGAAGTGCTAAGATCGATACAGGTGGGTCTATTATGCGTGCAGCAAAGTCCAGAACATAGACCAAGCATGTCCACTGTGGTTTTGATGTTGAGTAGTGAGACTGTACTGCCTGTGCCTAAACAGCCTGGTTTTCTCACCGAAAGGTATCTTTCGGACATGGATTCCTCGCGAAGCAAGCGAGAAATATCTTCCAGTAATAGACTCTCTGTTACATCTGTGGAGGCtcgataa